In Astyanax mexicanus isolate ESR-SI-001 chromosome 25, AstMex3_surface, whole genome shotgun sequence, a genomic segment contains:
- the scpp5 gene encoding secretory calcium-binding phosphoprotein 5: MWSSILCLSFVTMVSSAPISPFFNYLPHYGNPRPGPSAQGTNDFFSTNGQPAFNAPISMEIVFPPQFQGSPVGGAGAGPAFPSQGFIKYSLPKVPGRKSVEIYYPYDFTQQRQVMPSVPMMPAVPQLPGLVTFDNPPHNVPQQQPPRASPPQSNDPHPQIMHDQPVQTGQTPINL; the protein is encoded by the exons ATGTGGAGCTCCATCCTCTGCCTGTCTTTTGTCACAATGGTGTCTTCTGCACCG ATATCACCATTCTTCAACTACTTGCCGCACTATGGAAATCCAAGACCTGGACCTTCTGCACag GGCACTAACGACTTCTTCTCTACCAATGGACAGCCTGCTTTCAACGCCCCCATCAGTATGGAGATT GTCTTTCCTCCACAGTTCCAGGGATCTCCAGTAGGAGGAGCTGGTGCTGGACCT GCTTTCCCATCCCAGGGCTTCATCAAATACTCTCTTCCTAAGGTTCCCGGCAGAAAGAGTGTGGAAATT TACTACCCCTATGACTTCACGCAGCAGAGACAG GTGATGCCAAGTGTTCCCATGATGCCTGCAGTTCCTCAGCTCCCAGGC CTTGTCACTTTCGATAACCCACCACACAACGTTCCCCAGCAGCAGCCCCCCAGA GCTTCTCCTCCACAGTCTAACGATCCTCATCCACAGATTATGCACGATCAGCCAGTCCAGACAGGCCAG ACTCCAATCAACCTCTAA